GGTACGCAGGATCAGGAAGGTAAAGTCGAAACGTAAACCTAGTCCGCCGCCCACAGCGAGCTCCTGGAGAAAATCTTTACTAAATTTCCCTCCAGGTTTGGTTTCATCTTCACGTTGAAGCCATACATTCCCCGCGTCAATAAAGGCCGCCCAATGGATTGGACCAGTAATTTTTGCGCGGTATTCGGTATTGAGCTCCAATTTGATATCACCCGTCTGATCGGCGTAGAAAAGGCCATTACCAAGACGTTCTGGTGCCACGGTACCCGGTCCGATTGCACGCGCACCAAAGGCGCGGATACTATTTGGTCCGCCTACATAATATTGTTTCAAATAGGGGAGGGAACGCGAATTACCATACGAGTAACTCATTCCGATACTTACCCGCGAGGCAAGCTGTGAATTTTCGCTAAGCTTGAAATAATGCCTGCCGTCGACGCTTGCTTTGATATATTGTGAGAAGTACGCGTCGAAGAGTTTAAAGGTTTTGCCCTTATTAAAGTCCGCGCCTTTAATAAGCCCCAAAATATTGCCCGAAAAATCCAGATTCCCCTTAAAATAAAAGGTGTTTTGAAGATGTTTTTTCATGGTATTCTGAAAGGTGAAATTGTAGTTGGGACCAATGGTAAATTGGGGGTCGATCACATGGCGTAGCGCGGGAATGGTATCCATCTGATTTTTGTAGCTTTCTGAAATACCCCGCGGTTGCACATACGTGATTTCCATCAATGCCAGATCATGCTGTTTCTCTTCGTTCTCCTGCCAGGTATACCCATAGTCCAAAGCAATGGAATTAAGGGTATAGGCTTTTCTGCGATTTAAAAATTCGTAACGTGCTTTGATATAGGTATTCGGAATAAATTGCCGCGACGGATTTATGGTGCCAAACGGCGTTAGTATGCGGGGGAAAGTCAAGGTAGCCTCGGTACCGTAGCGGAAATAGCTGGAGTTGAGATCAGCATTGCCACCTGTCTGTAATTCGTAACCGCCGAATACATTGATATTAAGCTTTTCGGCACCTTTAAAGGCGTTGCGCAAGGTCCAGTTCACATTGACTTCGGTCCCGTTGTACACGCTGGCCATTTTGCCGAGTAGTTCTACCCGGATGGACTTCTTGGGCAGCGGTGTAAGGTAGTAGTACACATCCAGTGCATTAGGCACCTCTTTGCTATCCACAAAGTTGTTTTTAACAAATTTCCAGCTATTCAGGTTCACGAGGTGGCTGATGGTCCTGTTGTGGCTATCCCGGTTGTAGAGGTCGCCCTCCTTGAAAAAGATATGATTCGCAATAACCGGTTTGCGAAAGGTATGATTTGGATCGACAAAGTAATAACTGCTGTCGAATAATTCAGCATTTCTGGCCGAACGTTGGTACCCTGTCCCGGTCTCGTTATAGTTGGGATAGATATAAATCTTATTAATCTTGGAAGGGACCCGTGCCTGTTCAGGCGTTTCTTTTTTGACCGTCACATAGAGATTAACCTTGTGGTCGCCGATTGTACTGTCTACCTGCACGAGGATGTAGTCTGGACTAAAGTAATAGTAGCCTTTATTTTTTAATACATTGTCTATGCGGTCTCTTTCATTGAGCACCACGTCAAGACTATAGTTGTTATTGACCCGCAGAAGGCTACCACTTGAAGTCTCCCGAATATCGCGGCCGAGTTGGGTGGTGTTGTCAACGTCGAAAGTAACGGATTTTATGCGGTAAATCAAGTTAGGGGTGGCGGTATAGTCTACCGTAGCTTTTTTATTTTCGACGATGGTATCTGAGGTGACTTCTGCATTGAAAAAACCAATATTCTCCAGTCTATTGCGGAGAAGATTCTCATTGTATTCTCGATTTACATCGCTTAGCAGTACCGGTTCTTCGCCGATCTTTTTTAGAAAGCGTTTGATAAAATTGCTTTGGGCGGTGTCTCCGGCCATGTTATTAAAATAGAGTTTATAGGGCATTCCCAGCACCCGTTTATTGGGCTTGGGCCGAAGCGACTCTGCCAAATAGGTCTCCAGCTTTTCCTTGTTTTTCTTTGAAATGGTATCCGATGCTATCTTGACATTCCCTTTCACATATAGACTCTCGCCTTCAGGTAGGTTTTTAGTCGAGGAACAAGCAGCAATTAGTCCCCCTATTGTCACTAAGGCTATAAGCCACTGTAATTTAATTTGCATGGTAAGCCCTTTCCTCATCTTCATTTTTAATCGCTGTTGTTTTAATCGTATCTAAATGTTTTGGCGCATTATTTTTTTGCGTCCGATTTGTTGTACTGTCCACCTCCTGTCGGCGTTGCTGTTCTTTTTTCTGCTCTTCAATCCGTTTGCGGTATTCTGGGCTATGAAGCATTAGACTGTCGCGTATCACTGTTCTAACGCTGTCGCGATATGCGGAATCTTGCTCCATACGGTCCACATCAAAGCGTTTCCTAAACTTCTTGCTGCCGGTATCGTAGAACTCCTTCAATTTTTTGGAGCGCATAAAGATCTCCTTAAATCTGTTGTAGTCCATGTTGATAATGAACCCGATTCCGGTTTCAACAAATTGCCCCTGTAGGGTAACCTGATACTGATTTTTACGGTAGAAGCGCGCAAAGTAGCGTCCATCTTGGGAGAGTTGATAATCCAGTTGAATATCACCAGCAATGTTATTGGAAGCCTCTCCCGGACGGGAATTCCCTTCTACCTCAAAATTAGATCCGATGCTGACTTTCAGGCGGTCGTTGAGTAACATCTTGGAGACGCCAATGTTGAGGTCGGTACGCGTTTGCGCTGCACCCGTGCTATAATCGTCTTCCGACGTGAGGTTGAAATCAAGCTCCACTCCAGTAATCAGGTCAGAAGCCAGTCGGTTCAGCTGAGAACTTAAAAACGAACTAACGCTATTCCGTACCAGTGCTTCTGTACCACCGCCGCCAGAAAGGCTTTCAAATGGATTGGCTGACATAAACCTACCCAGTACAATCAAAGAAAAGACTTGTTTGTTAAGATCGGACGGGTTCTCGCGCAATGTCGTTAATGCATTGTCCACCTTACTGATGACATCCTGCGATACAATGGCATTATTGGCATTCAGGTCGATGTCGAAATTAAGCTGTGGCTGAAACAACTGATCCGAGATCTTCAACAATACGTCGAATGGAATCTTTTGTTTATATAAGTTGGCATTTTGAGTGCCGAGCTGTGGAGCAACCAATTCTAACGTTGGTGCCTTTAGAGTGTATACGGCCGTTATGTTCAGCTGTGCGTCCAAAGGATCGCCATTCCAGGTTATTGTACTTCCTTTTTGAAAGGTAAAGTCTCTACTGACAGGTCCAAAGCTAAATGAATAACTTCCTTTCTCCACGGTAAATGTCCCTGACATCGTAATTTTACCACTTGCATCCACGCCGGCATTGAGTTCGGCTTCCCCCTGAATGTTGAGGGCATCCTGCGAACCTGCGTCGAGCAAAATCTTAAACTTGGCATCCTTATCGGTCTGTAAATTTAGGTCGACATCTATTCCAGTGAGTTTCGTTACGGTCATCGAATCTAGTCGGGCAAGTGCATTTGCAGTCGCTGTATCGCGTTTGTCGACAAATTCAACCACCCCTTTCCGGTCGGCCATCCCAGGCTCATTGTTGGGCATGACCAGCGTAAAATCAGTGCTATCGAGTACCTTGATGGTTCCATCCACAATCGGTTTGTCGAGATTTCCGCCGATTTGCAGATTGGTGCCAAGATACATTTTTCCATAAAACATATCGTTGTCCGCTTGCGTGGAATTCAGTACTTCAAAGTTGTCCATGTCGATGTTGAGGTCAAAGTCGAAATCGGTGTAGGTCTGCGTACGGATCGAACCACTAACCTGAGCCATATTTCCTTTGCTATCTTCCAGCTCGAAATTTGGAAACGATATGCCGTTTTGGTCGAAACGGATCTGTTCATCTTTTGCTTTAAAAAGTGAATTTAGCATGGCAACATTGAATTCGGCTTCCCGAAAATTAAGATCCCCCCTGATCTGTGGTTTTGAAGGCGACCCCGTTATTTTTAGCTGACCTTCGAGGTTGCCCTTGGCGTCTTTCAGGTTGCCCATACTAAAGGCCTGCACGGTCTTCATGGTTAACGGTGCGACATCCAGCGTAAAGTCAAGCGTAGCATCACCCTGTGCTGGATTGATAAAGTCACCACTCAGAACGAGGTTATTCCCGTTTTCCGTAATGCTCACATTGGCATTGTAGGTATTTTCACGTGCATTGTTGACTTTGATATTGATATTCCCAACGGTATCTTTTCCGAAGTAAAACTTATCTACCACAAGATCGGCAACAAACACAGGACTACTTTCGAGTCGTGATAGTGTGGTTTGGCCGTTGATACCACCGCCCACATCGACACTGTCGCTCATCACCATTTTGGTCAGCGTCTCAATGCGGAAATTGTTGAATGCTACATTTAACGGTGAATTGAATAGGCTATCCTGGGAAGCAATGCGGAGTTCCTGGCCCTTGTTACGCAGTACAAAATTGTTAGCCAATATACCGGCGCTACCAAATTTAAGCGTATTGTCGGGGGCCACATCCCACTTATCGTAATTGAGCATCAAGCCGTCCTGCAGCAGACTAAATTCAAATAGTCCATTTCGTGCCTGCATGTCTGCCCCAACGTGATATTGCTCTTTATCTTGTTTATCTTTGATCCACAGCCCCATGTTAATCATGTTCTGCGCGACCTTTCCGCTGAAAACCGTATTGGTAAGCTCAATACTGCTGACTTTAACCTTGTTGATGAGGGCCGAATAGTAAAGTGCGCTATCTAAACTATTGATATCTAAGGTCACATTGTTTATTTCTGTACCGCCATAAACGATGCGCGGCGCATCTAACTTGGCTGAGAGGTTTTTGGACGCACTGTTAAATAGACCGTCCAAACTGATGGCTTTCATTTCAGTGAGTTCTGGAAGAAAATCCTGAATCAGTCTATTTCGGGTCAGCTGAGCCGAAAATTCGATAAGTTGAGGCGAGTATGGGGGAATCGAAACGGGTTTTTCAGGTTTATAATAAACCTGCAGAAGATCCTGTACGGCACTTTGCAGTTCCAGAATTTTGTATTTACCAACCAGGTGGGCATTCAAAAAGTCAGATTTCAAGATCAGCTGGTTGCGGCTCGTATCGGCCTTGGCCAGTAAGGATACAGAGTCCAGTGCATAACGATCGTTGTTGTATCGGATCAACGAGTTGGTAATATGTGCTTCACCGTTGAGGAAGTTTGGATCAGCAGTGGCAAAATTACCGCTTAGCTTACCCCGGTAGCTGAGAGCATCCTGCATTAAATTTAACTTTTGCAGATTGATGCTGTCCACCACTAGTTCAAACGCCACTTTAGGATACTTAGCCCTCGTATTGGCCGAAGCATTCAGTTTCAGTTTGATATTTGGATCGGGACTCAAAACGGATGCTTTGATAGCGCCTTTATCTGCGGAAAGGTTCATGCCGATATCGTGATAGCGGTAACCCATGGCATCGAGCCGGTTCACTTTACCGTCAAAGTTTGCCATAAGTTTCTTGGGGTCAGTTCCCTTTCCCTTAATTTTTCCTTCAAACGAAACAATGCCCAAGGTACTGTCCATCTGCATGATCTGACCGATGTTGAGGTCACGGACGCTCACTGCTGCATCGTAGCTGGTATCCTGTTTGGTCATATTGACTTTTCCATCGAGTTTGGCTGTCCCTTTTTCAGTGACCAGTGCGAGTTTCGTATTAAAGGCAGTCATTCCGCCTTTGAAAGTACCACTAAGACCAATCGTGTTGGGGAGTTGAATGCCACTCGGCAACATGGACTTAGCAACTAGTTTTTCGATATCCGAACGGCCTGTGGTCAGTTTTTTGAGATTCAGGTCTACTGACAACTTATTCATATCAGGAAGTCCCTTTAGATGGAGGCTGGCAATCAGACGTGTATTTGATAACGTTTGAAAATCGATTGTGGGGATATGAAGGTCATCTACACGGCCGACAATACGAGTATCAATATAAAATTTCTTATCGAGCAACGGCTTCATCACTTGCATGGTATCGAGGAAGGGTGCAAGAAATCGGATATCTCGCATATCGATATGACTCTTGCTGATGTTGGCATTCACCGTGATCAGTTCTGGTTTTTTGGCAATCAGATCTAGGGAAGGGTAACTGATTTTGACATAGTTTCGGATCAGTGTCCGCGGAGTTTCTGCATATAGGTTTTTGATTTCGGCACCGGTATTGGTATAGTTGAAATCGGCTTTCAGCTGCTTGATAACGAAGCCAGAATGGTCTGAAGCTACAAGCTCTTTCAATGACCCGCTGATGGAATCTGCGCTATAATATAAATCAGTGAGCTGCGTTTTAAGACCTGGCATGTGGATGTTAAAATAATCGAAACCCTTCATGCGGGGCTGGTTGTCATCTCTAAAACGAATATTGGTGTTATTAATGCGAATGTTTTTGGCCGAGACGATCCAATTCATTTTTCCAGCCGCACTTGAATCTGTTTGCGCAGCATCGGCTTTTGTCGGATTAGCTTTTCCCCCTTCGGGCAACGCTTTTTGAATTTTTCCCAGCAGAACATTGTTGTCCGACCCGTCTAGATCAAGCTTTTGAATATCCACAAACTCTTTGTTCAGATCAATTTTATTGAGATCCGCATGGAAGCTTTTTATTTTAAATTCGGATTTAAGCGCGCTGGCCTGATCTTCATATCGGACCAGAACATTTTTGAGATCTGCCACTTGGATGCCGACATCGGGGAGGAGGGACGTCGTCTGCGCGGTTTTATCGCTAATCCCAAAGTCTTCAACAGAAGGACCCGAGCCATCCACGGCGGGTTTCCATTGCTTAACGGTCGCATTTAGTCCGTCTATATTAATTTTGGGAAGCTCAAAGGCCATGTTGTTCGTGAGGTCAAACTTCTTTATATTGGTGTTTAAACTGCCCAAATACACGTCGGCGCCGGTACCGATTACTTCGTCGGTATAGACCACATGTATTTTTGAAAATTTAATTTTATCGAGGTTAAACAGCAGGGCAGACGTAGTATCAGCAGTAGGTTGACTTTCTTTTTCAGACGCAAAAGCCTTAACGATATAATCGAAATTAAAGGCGCTGTCGGGTAAAGTACGTTGTATTTTGGCCGTAACACCCTCAACTTCCAAACTTTGGATTTCTACTGTATTTTTCAATAATTTTAGCATATTGATATCCACCGCAATGCTCTTTCCAGCAACTAAAGTGTCCTTACTCTGATCTTCGAGATAGATGTTTTCCAAGACCAGTTTTTTCGGAAAATCAATATTGATATAGCCAATTCTAACGGGGGTGCCAATTTTGCCTTCGACATAATGGGTTACTTTTCCGGCAATATAATTCTGTATCGTGGGAAGACGCAGCAAAAAAATAATTAGAATGAAGAGTCCAATGATTCCGCCAATAATCCACAATAATGTTTTTAAAGCAATTCGGGTAAATCTGTTCAATGTGTTGTCTGATTTAAGTTTACACATAAGACAACATAACCATACAAATGGTTTGGAATTTATAGATAGATATCGCTATAATGTCATTTTCTTACCACAGCATATACGTCAGGATGATTAAAAAGCCTCCCCGGATAAGCAATTCTTGCGCCAGTTCCTCGCGGTCCAACTTATACCAGCTATATTTTTCGTAAT
The genomic region above belongs to Sphingobacterium zeae and contains:
- the tamL gene encoding translocation and assembly module lipoprotein TamL; the encoded protein is MKMRKGLTMQIKLQWLIALVTIGGLIAACSSTKNLPEGESLYVKGNVKIASDTISKKNKEKLETYLAESLRPKPNKRVLGMPYKLYFNNMAGDTAQSNFIKRFLKKIGEEPVLLSDVNREYNENLLRNRLENIGFFNAEVTSDTIVENKKATVDYTATPNLIYRIKSVTFDVDNTTQLGRDIRETSSGSLLRVNNNYSLDVVLNERDRIDNVLKNKGYYYFSPDYILVQVDSTIGDHKVNLYVTVKKETPEQARVPSKINKIYIYPNYNETGTGYQRSARNAELFDSSYYFVDPNHTFRKPVIANHIFFKEGDLYNRDSHNRTISHLVNLNSWKFVKNNFVDSKEVPNALDVYYYLTPLPKKSIRVELLGKMASVYNGTEVNVNWTLRNAFKGAEKLNINVFGGYELQTGGNADLNSSYFRYGTEATLTFPRILTPFGTINPSRQFIPNTYIKARYEFLNRRKAYTLNSIALDYGYTWQENEEKQHDLALMEITYVQPRGISESYKNQMDTIPALRHVIDPQFTIGPNYNFTFQNTMKKHLQNTFYFKGNLDFSGNILGLIKGADFNKGKTFKLFDAYFSQYIKASVDGRHYFKLSENSQLASRVSIGMSYSYGNSRSLPYLKQYYVGGPNSIRAFGARAIGPGTVAPERLGNGLFYADQTGDIKLELNTEYRAKITGPIHWAAFIDAGNVWLQREDETKPGGKFSKDFLQELAVGGGLGLRFDFTFLILRTDFSIPLRVPYLPKSERWVLKDIDFGSSRWRKDNLMFNLAIGYPF
- a CDS encoding translocation/assembly module TamB domain-containing protein, which produces MNRFTRIALKTLLWIIGGIIGLFILIIFLLRLPTIQNYIAGKVTHYVEGKIGTPVRIGYINIDFPKKLVLENIYLEDQSKDTLVAGKSIAVDINMLKLLKNTVEIQSLEVEGVTAKIQRTLPDSAFNFDYIVKAFASEKESQPTADTTSALLFNLDKIKFSKIHVVYTDEVIGTGADVYLGSLNTNIKKFDLTNNMAFELPKINIDGLNATVKQWKPAVDGSGPSVEDFGISDKTAQTTSLLPDVGIQVADLKNVLVRYEDQASALKSEFKIKSFHADLNKIDLNKEFVDIQKLDLDGSDNNVLLGKIQKALPEGGKANPTKADAAQTDSSAAGKMNWIVSAKNIRINNTNIRFRDDNQPRMKGFDYFNIHMPGLKTQLTDLYYSADSISGSLKELVASDHSGFVIKQLKADFNYTNTGAEIKNLYAETPRTLIRNYVKISYPSLDLIAKKPELITVNANISKSHIDMRDIRFLAPFLDTMQVMKPLLDKKFYIDTRIVGRVDDLHIPTIDFQTLSNTRLIASLHLKGLPDMNKLSVDLNLKKLTTGRSDIEKLVAKSMLPSGIQLPNTIGLSGTFKGGMTAFNTKLALVTEKGTAKLDGKVNMTKQDTSYDAAVSVRDLNIGQIMQMDSTLGIVSFEGKIKGKGTDPKKLMANFDGKVNRLDAMGYRYHDIGMNLSADKGAIKASVLSPDPNIKLKLNASANTRAKYPKVAFELVVDSINLQKLNLMQDALSYRGKLSGNFATADPNFLNGEAHITNSLIRYNNDRYALDSVSLLAKADTSRNQLILKSDFLNAHLVGKYKILELQSAVQDLLQVYYKPEKPVSIPPYSPQLIEFSAQLTRNRLIQDFLPELTEMKAISLDGLFNSASKNLSAKLDAPRIVYGGTEINNVTLDINSLDSALYYSALINKVKVSSIELTNTVFSGKVAQNMINMGLWIKDKQDKEQYHVGADMQARNGLFEFSLLQDGLMLNYDKWDVAPDNTLKFGSAGILANNFVLRNKGQELRIASQDSLFNSPLNVAFNNFRIETLTKMVMSDSVDVGGGINGQTTLSRLESSPVFVADLVVDKFYFGKDTVGNINIKVNNARENTYNANVSITENGNNLVLSGDFINPAQGDATLDFTLDVAPLTMKTVQAFSMGNLKDAKGNLEGQLKITGSPSKPQIRGDLNFREAEFNVAMLNSLFKAKDEQIRFDQNGISFPNFELEDSKGNMAQVSGSIRTQTYTDFDFDLNIDMDNFEVLNSTQADNDMFYGKMYLGTNLQIGGNLDKPIVDGTIKVLDSTDFTLVMPNNEPGMADRKGVVEFVDKRDTATANALARLDSMTVTKLTGIDVDLNLQTDKDAKFKILLDAGSQDALNIQGEAELNAGVDASGKITMSGTFTVEKGSYSFSFGPVSRDFTFQKGSTITWNGDPLDAQLNITAVYTLKAPTLELVAPQLGTQNANLYKQKIPFDVLLKISDQLFQPQLNFDIDLNANNAIVSQDVISKVDNALTTLRENPSDLNKQVFSLIVLGRFMSANPFESLSGGGGTEALVRNSVSSFLSSQLNRLASDLITGVELDFNLTSEDDYSTGAAQTRTDLNIGVSKMLLNDRLKVSIGSNFEVEGNSRPGEASNNIAGDIQLDYQLSQDGRYFARFYRKNQYQVTLQGQFVETGIGFIINMDYNRFKEIFMRSKKLKEFYDTGSKKFRKRFDVDRMEQDSAYRDSVRTVIRDSLMLHSPEYRKRIEEQKKEQQRRQEVDSTTNRTQKNNAPKHLDTIKTTAIKNEDEERAYHAN